In Spirosoma agri, one DNA window encodes the following:
- a CDS encoding glycoside hydrolase family 127 protein, which produces MNALRIITLLLLSVPALAQMQPFSLQEVKLTGGPFKNAQDVDLKYILALNPDKLLAPYLIDAGLPLKAPRYGNWESSGLDGHIGGHYLSALAMMYASTGNAELKKRLDYMVDQLARCQAKNGNGYVGGIPQGKVFWDRIHKGDIDGSSFGLNNTWVPLYNIHKLFAGLRDAYDYAGNKQAKQVLVGLGDWFVELIKPLSDEQIQQVLRTEHGGINETFADLYILTKDKKYLETAQRISHWAILNPLIDKQDKLTGLHANTQIPKVIGFEKIATLTGKTDWSEAAQYFWQNVSQTRSVAFGGNSVREHFNPTTDFSQVIQSNQGPETCNSFNMLRLSKALFLDKNDVSYLDFYERSLYNHILSSQHPEKGGFVYFTPIRPNHYRVYSQPETSMWCCVGSGLENHTKYGELIYSHSDNDLFVNLFIPSTVNWTAKQMKLTQRTEFPYQNESELVVEIAKPQAFSVQIRYPKWAENFDVLVNGKAQSVTGKPASYVAIHRTWKRGDKITVRFKTSTQLEYLPDGSNWAAFVNGPIVLAAKTSTEDIAGLFADDSRMGHETKGKLYPITNAYALVGDPATYLSGLKPVDKLRFSLDSLTLQPFYEVHDARYQMYFQTFSKAAFNEQKARLKQQEAEAVALDANTVDKVNCGEQQPEVDHDYKGEKSDSGYDDEQFWRRTRSFITYQLQNKNRTGKYIDVRALDTIKPDQVRFLINDQPAEILSTDEKRLRLKADGNEVITLKIVAQDGKNSPRFNQIRLITQ; this is translated from the coding sequence ATGAACGCACTCCGTATCATAACCCTACTCTTGCTCAGCGTCCCGGCGTTGGCTCAAATGCAGCCGTTTTCCTTGCAGGAGGTGAAGCTGACCGGTGGGCCGTTTAAGAACGCGCAGGATGTCGACCTCAAGTATATACTGGCGCTGAATCCGGATAAACTGCTGGCTCCGTACCTGATCGATGCCGGGTTGCCCCTAAAGGCTCCCCGCTACGGCAACTGGGAAAGCTCGGGTCTGGACGGGCATATCGGCGGGCATTACCTGTCGGCGCTGGCCATGATGTATGCCTCGACCGGAAATGCCGAACTGAAAAAACGGCTCGACTACATGGTCGATCAACTGGCCCGTTGTCAGGCCAAAAACGGCAATGGATACGTGGGCGGCATTCCGCAGGGTAAGGTGTTCTGGGACCGTATTCATAAAGGCGATATCGATGGCAGCAGTTTCGGGCTGAACAATACGTGGGTGCCGCTGTACAACATTCACAAACTGTTTGCCGGGTTGCGCGATGCGTACGACTATGCTGGTAACAAACAGGCTAAACAAGTGCTGGTTGGCTTAGGCGATTGGTTTGTTGAGTTGATTAAACCTCTGTCTGACGAACAGATTCAGCAGGTATTGCGCACCGAGCACGGCGGCATCAATGAGACGTTTGCCGATCTGTACATCCTGACCAAAGACAAAAAATACCTCGAAACGGCGCAGCGGATTTCGCACTGGGCGATTCTGAATCCGTTGATCGACAAACAGGATAAACTGACGGGATTACATGCCAACACGCAGATTCCGAAAGTGATTGGTTTTGAGAAAATCGCTACGTTAACGGGGAAAACCGATTGGTCGGAGGCCGCTCAGTATTTCTGGCAAAACGTATCGCAGACGCGCAGTGTCGCGTTTGGCGGCAACAGCGTTCGCGAGCATTTCAACCCGACAACTGATTTTAGTCAGGTAATCCAATCCAATCAGGGGCCGGAGACCTGTAATTCGTTCAACATGCTGCGCCTGAGCAAAGCCCTGTTTCTGGATAAGAACGACGTCAGTTATCTGGATTTCTACGAGCGGTCACTGTACAACCACATCCTGTCGAGCCAGCATCCCGAAAAAGGTGGATTTGTCTATTTTACCCCTATCCGACCCAACCACTACCGGGTGTACTCACAGCCGGAAACCAGCATGTGGTGCTGCGTGGGGTCGGGCCTGGAAAACCACACCAAATACGGCGAACTGATCTACAGCCATTCGGACAACGACCTGTTCGTCAACCTGTTCATCCCATCGACGGTCAACTGGACTGCTAAACAGATGAAGCTCACTCAGCGCACTGAATTCCCGTACCAAAATGAGTCTGAACTAGTTGTCGAGATAGCAAAACCACAGGCTTTTTCTGTACAGATCCGCTATCCGAAATGGGCTGAAAACTTCGACGTTTTAGTGAACGGAAAGGCTCAATCTGTCACGGGGAAGCCAGCCAGCTATGTAGCCATCCATCGCACATGGAAACGGGGTGATAAAATAACCGTTCGCTTTAAAACCTCAACGCAGCTGGAGTATCTGCCCGACGGTTCGAACTGGGCGGCCTTCGTCAACGGCCCCATCGTGCTGGCGGCCAAGACCTCGACGGAAGACATAGCTGGGCTTTTTGCCGACGATAGTCGGATGGGACACGAAACAAAAGGCAAGCTGTACCCAATTACGAACGCCTACGCACTCGTGGGTGACCCGGCAACGTACCTGAGTGGGCTTAAACCAGTTGATAAACTGCGATTTAGCCTGGACTCGCTGACGCTGCAACCGTTCTACGAAGTGCATGACGCCCGCTATCAGATGTACTTCCAGACTTTTTCCAAAGCAGCCTTCAACGAGCAGAAAGCCCGGTTGAAGCAGCAGGAAGCAGAAGCAGTGGCCCTTGACGCCAACACGGTCGATAAGGTGAATTGTGGTGAACAGCAGCCCGAAGTTGATCACGATTACAAAGGCGAAAAGAGCGATTCCGGCTACGATGATGAACAATTCTGGCGACGTACCCGCTCGTTTATCACTTACCAGTTACAAAACAAAAACCGGACGGGTAAGTACATCGATGTTCGCGCTTTAGATACTATCAAGCCGGACCAGGTGCGTTTCCTGATCAACGATCAACCGGCCGAGATTCTTTCTACCGATGAAAAAAGACTCCGGTTGAAAGCGGACGGTAACGAGGTGATAACGTTGAAAATCGTAGCCCAGGATGGAAAGAACAGCCCTCGCTTTAATCAGATCAGACTCATAACGCAATAA
- a CDS encoding TonB-dependent receptor translates to MKISSLQLLLAFALVNVSLALDGHAQELLSRRVSISAQNEEVEVTIKRIEKQTNVQFLYSREIIHSKRKVNYQVKNEQLSQVLDQILTPLKLSYEVVGQQIVIKREDAPAATPQEKTSGEINVEQGQEIQVAGRVTGENGEGLPGVNIQIKSTQRGTTTDGNGAYRISVPDRNAVLVFSFIGYVTQEAAVGSQSTVNVTLATDDKTLNEVVVVGYGTQRKRDITGSVVSVNETALKEVPAPNLVNQLKGRAAGVSIVSNGSTPGSQGQIRIRGNRTLTTNQQGSDGLDGPLVVVDGIPYGGLNDINPDDIVNLEILKDASATAIYGSRGSGGVILVTTKRGKVGKPVFSYDGYHGVTSIMGKYNVFNGPEYAQFKADATKYNRASPGTTAYPLTQAEQAALAAGVSTDWQDLIYKSGFMTNHQLGMTGGVENTQYSLGLGYFNETGIIPGQNFTRVNIRATIDQRIGKRIKVGLNTLNTLTYTNTPGGDGIPGGLVSLTPLASPYNDDGSVNLLPAVGSIDAARISPLTIITKKDSYFNRSRSLRTFNSLYAEVNLLPGLRYRFNAGLNFSQSNFNGYNGPLTYFNSATVQSSSNAEISNTEYWDVNLQHLLYYDKTFGKHKLGATALYEYTKNHSLGSRFTITGVPADYIKTSNFSLASGTPVAASDYGNSFSETGLLSYMGRVNYSYNDRYLLTLTLRRDGSSTLSPANRYFNYPAIGTGWNIIDEPFMKSVPAISNLKLRGSWGLSGNRNVGAYSTLGALSAGYYNFGTGTAGQQLAYTVTSLPATNLGWQSTAQLDIGLDFGFLNNRITGSVDYYHQKTKDILLSVPLPASNGAGSTLKNLGATEGKGLETTLTVDIFRKPQGFNWSVDAVYYFNREKITQLTTPTELSNVGAGWFVGQPLSVIYDYKKIGIWQTSDKENGTLAKQTSPVQQPGQIRVEDVNGDGKIDPSDRQILGNFQPQFEAGLTNRFNFKNFDLSIVTFARMGMKVVVPYLTGNSGGGGGFAFFNQARSNQVKVDYWTETNPTNAFPAPDAGNAVQYYASTLGYYDGSFVKIRSINLGYTVSGQFLKKVGMSSARLYLNVTNPLILYSPLVRDKLAVDPEGNGYAGSTVSAQGADTATPTRQIAINLNNPPVRQFTFGVNLKF, encoded by the coding sequence ATGAAGATTTCAAGCCTGCAACTCCTGCTTGCGTTCGCCCTGGTCAACGTAAGCTTAGCCCTGGATGGTCACGCCCAGGAACTGTTGAGTCGCCGTGTCAGCATTTCCGCCCAAAATGAAGAGGTGGAAGTGACGATAAAGCGAATCGAGAAACAGACGAATGTTCAATTCCTGTACAGCCGGGAAATCATCCATTCGAAGCGAAAAGTGAATTATCAGGTCAAAAACGAACAACTCTCGCAGGTGCTGGATCAAATTCTGACGCCACTCAAACTGAGTTATGAGGTTGTTGGTCAGCAGATCGTCATCAAACGGGAAGACGCTCCGGCTGCAACTCCGCAGGAAAAGACCTCCGGCGAGATCAACGTAGAGCAGGGGCAGGAAATTCAGGTAGCCGGTCGGGTTACGGGCGAAAACGGCGAAGGATTGCCCGGTGTCAATATTCAGATTAAGTCAACCCAGCGCGGCACAACGACAGACGGCAACGGGGCCTACCGGATCAGCGTGCCTGATCGAAACGCCGTATTGGTTTTTTCGTTCATTGGTTACGTGACGCAGGAGGCCGCCGTTGGTTCACAATCGACCGTTAATGTTACGCTGGCTACGGACGACAAAACGCTCAATGAGGTAGTGGTTGTGGGATACGGCACCCAGCGTAAGCGCGACATTACCGGCTCTGTGGTTTCGGTTAATGAAACGGCGTTGAAAGAAGTGCCAGCCCCGAACCTGGTCAACCAGTTGAAAGGCCGGGCTGCCGGGGTTTCCATTGTCAGCAACGGCTCGACACCGGGCTCACAGGGGCAAATTCGTATTCGGGGAAACCGAACCCTCACCACCAACCAGCAAGGCAGTGATGGTCTGGACGGTCCGCTGGTCGTTGTGGACGGTATACCTTACGGTGGGCTGAATGACATCAATCCGGACGACATCGTTAACCTGGAAATCCTGAAAGATGCGTCGGCAACGGCCATCTATGGATCGCGGGGCTCGGGTGGTGTTATTCTGGTCACCACCAAACGGGGGAAAGTGGGCAAACCGGTATTCAGTTACGACGGCTATCATGGCGTAACCAGCATTATGGGTAAGTACAACGTCTTCAACGGACCGGAGTACGCTCAGTTCAAAGCCGATGCTACCAAATATAACCGGGCGTCCCCCGGTACAACGGCCTATCCGCTCACCCAGGCCGAACAGGCTGCTCTCGCGGCTGGGGTTTCGACCGACTGGCAGGATTTGATTTACAAATCCGGTTTCATGACCAACCACCAGTTGGGAATGACGGGGGGCGTCGAAAATACGCAGTATTCGCTGGGTCTGGGCTATTTCAATGAGACGGGTATCATTCCCGGCCAGAATTTTACCCGGGTGAACATCCGGGCAACCATCGATCAGCGCATTGGCAAACGGATTAAGGTTGGGCTCAACACGCTCAATACGTTAACCTACACCAATACGCCCGGCGGTGACGGCATTCCGGGTGGGCTGGTCAGTTTAACGCCATTGGCATCGCCCTACAATGACGATGGCTCGGTAAACCTGTTACCGGCCGTTGGTTCGATCGATGCCGCCCGGATCAGCCCGCTGACGATTATCACGAAAAAAGATTCGTATTTCAATCGGTCGCGTTCGTTGCGGACGTTCAATAGCTTGTACGCAGAGGTGAACCTGCTGCCCGGTTTGCGCTACCGATTCAATGCCGGTCTGAATTTCAGCCAATCGAACTTTAATGGCTATAACGGGCCATTGACTTATTTCAACAGCGCTACGGTTCAGTCGTCATCCAACGCCGAAATCAGCAACACGGAATATTGGGATGTCAATCTCCAGCATTTACTGTATTACGACAAAACGTTTGGCAAACATAAGCTGGGGGCTACCGCGCTGTATGAATATACCAAAAACCACTCGCTGGGTAGCAGGTTCACGATAACGGGGGTTCCCGCCGATTACATCAAAACGTCGAACTTCTCGCTGGCGTCCGGTACGCCAGTGGCCGCTTCCGACTACGGGAACTCGTTTTCGGAAACCGGCCTGCTTTCCTACATGGGTCGGGTCAACTATAGCTATAACGACCGCTACCTGCTGACCTTAACCCTGCGCCGGGATGGTTCGTCTACGCTCTCACCCGCAAACCGGTATTTTAACTACCCGGCCATTGGCACGGGCTGGAACATTATTGATGAACCGTTTATGAAAAGCGTTCCGGCCATCTCGAATCTGAAACTACGGGGTAGCTGGGGCTTGTCGGGCAACCGAAACGTCGGGGCGTATTCTACCCTCGGAGCCTTGTCGGCGGGGTACTATAATTTCGGGACCGGTACCGCCGGGCAACAGCTGGCTTATACTGTCACCAGCCTTCCGGCGACCAATTTAGGCTGGCAGTCGACGGCACAGCTGGATATTGGCCTTGACTTTGGTTTCCTGAATAACCGCATTACGGGTTCGGTGGATTACTACCACCAGAAAACGAAGGACATTCTGTTGTCGGTTCCTCTGCCAGCCAGTAACGGGGCCGGTTCGACGCTGAAAAACCTGGGAGCCACCGAAGGCAAGGGGTTGGAAACCACACTGACCGTTGACATCTTCAGAAAGCCGCAGGGATTCAACTGGAGTGTGGACGCCGTTTACTATTTCAACCGCGAAAAAATTACGCAGCTCACGACGCCCACCGAACTGTCCAATGTGGGCGCGGGCTGGTTCGTGGGGCAACCCCTTTCGGTTATCTACGATTACAAAAAGATTGGTATCTGGCAAACATCCGACAAGGAAAATGGTACGCTGGCTAAACAAACCTCACCGGTTCAGCAGCCTGGTCAAATCCGGGTAGAGGATGTCAACGGCGATGGCAAGATCGATCCGTCTGACCGGCAGATTCTGGGCAATTTTCAGCCCCAGTTTGAAGCAGGTCTGACCAACCGGTTCAACTTCAAAAACTTCGATCTGTCGATTGTTACGTTTGCCCGGATGGGCATGAAAGTGGTTGTGCCGTACCTCACCGGTAATTCGGGTGGCGGTGGCGGCTTTGCCTTCTTCAACCAGGCGCGCTCCAATCAGGTAAAAGTTGATTACTGGACCGAAACCAACCCAACCAATGCGTTTCCGGCACCCGACGCGGGGAATGCGGTCCAGTATTATGCCTCGACCCTAGGCTATTACGACGGCTCGTTCGTTAAAATCAGGAGCATCAATCTGGGGTATACGGTTTCGGGCCAGTTTCTCAAAAAGGTGGGCATGAGTTCGGCCCGGCTGTACCTAAACGTCACCAATCCGCTGATTCTGTATTCGCCCCTGGTGCGCGATAAACTGGCGGTTGATCCGGAAGGCAATGGCTACGCAGGTTCGACCGTAAGTGCTCAGGGAGCGGATACGGCCACACCGACGCGTCAGATTGCCATAAACCTCAACAATCCGCCCGTTCGGCAATTTACGTTCGGCGTCAATCTTAAATTCTAA
- a CDS encoding RagB/SusD family nutrient uptake outer membrane protein: MKKLTISLAIACLALFNTGCEKILDEYPQSQVVPSYFNSSSGVLGGIAGVYNDIRSQWGTEGFTIEMQVGTDEFLRGASAGSSTSYDYNGLNGSNFGSAWGTAFQDINTLNGVLQYGQTVDLPDATRKQYLAQAKFLRGFWYFYLVQTWGDVPLNTTFITVPSQAASRQPVAQVYEQIIKDLTEAAADLPNTPTAPFLGKAATKPVAQLLLAKAYLTRGWLNNTAADFTQAASICADIIANKSSYGLDLWQDYGDAFVPANDYGKETMFVSDHVLDPKYGYYTVGGAAGGGAAQNLSPWFTNWNYPNTSGINSYKNASGVLVNNGTSGMIRDSQYGRPYVRMRPNSDKLKSGDNAGKNYFLDQAFTKRDVDSRFMNSFYTVYIANTSVTNTATAANNMRGIGYTTVVGADTAVWLPDYEVTGAPQFVGTRPFKGIVVPPSLWNNGIFPALKKFMDPSRGANFNDPSTRPCVLYRFADVYMTAAEANFKAGDATKAAAMLNVVRQRAAYRKTNTAAQNAAAVTAITIQPSDVTLDFILDERSREFFGEWQRWHDLVRTRSLVRRVKAWNQEAAPYIQDFNMLRPIPQSQIDRVVDGPKFPQNPGY, translated from the coding sequence ATGAAAAAACTGACTATATCGCTGGCTATCGCGTGTCTCGCTCTTTTTAATACCGGCTGCGAAAAAATATTGGACGAATACCCGCAATCCCAGGTTGTGCCATCGTACTTCAACAGCTCGTCTGGGGTGTTGGGCGGCATCGCCGGTGTATACAATGATATCCGCTCTCAATGGGGAACGGAGGGGTTTACTATTGAAATGCAGGTCGGTACGGATGAGTTTCTCCGGGGGGCCAGCGCCGGCAGTTCGACGTCGTATGACTACAACGGCCTGAATGGGAGCAACTTCGGCTCGGCCTGGGGAACGGCTTTTCAGGATATCAACACCCTGAATGGTGTACTGCAATACGGCCAGACGGTCGATCTACCCGATGCCACCCGGAAACAATACCTGGCCCAGGCCAAGTTTTTACGGGGGTTCTGGTATTTCTATCTGGTGCAGACCTGGGGCGATGTGCCGCTCAATACAACCTTTATTACAGTTCCCTCGCAGGCCGCTTCCCGTCAGCCGGTGGCGCAGGTGTATGAGCAGATTATCAAGGATCTGACCGAAGCCGCTGCTGATCTGCCGAACACACCAACGGCACCGTTTCTGGGAAAAGCCGCTACTAAACCCGTGGCTCAGCTGCTGTTGGCAAAAGCGTATCTGACCCGTGGCTGGCTGAACAATACGGCCGCTGATTTTACGCAGGCAGCCTCCATCTGTGCCGACATTATTGCCAATAAGTCCTCCTATGGCCTGGATCTATGGCAGGATTATGGCGATGCCTTTGTGCCCGCTAACGACTACGGCAAAGAAACCATGTTTGTCAGCGATCACGTGCTTGATCCCAAGTATGGTTACTATACGGTAGGTGGGGCCGCCGGTGGGGGTGCTGCCCAGAACCTGAGTCCCTGGTTTACCAACTGGAATTATCCCAATACCAGCGGCATCAATTCGTACAAAAACGCGTCAGGCGTACTGGTCAACAATGGCACATCGGGCATGATTCGGGACTCGCAATATGGACGGCCTTACGTTCGAATGCGGCCCAACAGCGACAAACTGAAAAGTGGCGATAACGCGGGTAAAAATTACTTTCTGGATCAGGCCTTTACCAAACGTGATGTCGACTCCCGGTTCATGAATTCGTTCTACACGGTGTATATCGCCAATACGTCGGTGACCAACACCGCCACAGCGGCCAATAACATGCGCGGCATTGGTTACACAACCGTAGTGGGTGCCGATACCGCCGTTTGGTTGCCGGATTACGAAGTAACGGGTGCGCCCCAGTTCGTTGGTACCCGTCCCTTCAAAGGGATTGTGGTGCCGCCCAGTCTGTGGAACAACGGTATTTTCCCAGCCCTGAAGAAATTCATGGACCCCAGCCGGGGCGCCAACTTCAACGACCCCTCGACTCGTCCCTGCGTTTTGTACCGCTTTGCCGATGTGTATATGACTGCCGCCGAAGCCAACTTCAAGGCTGGCGATGCCACGAAAGCAGCCGCGATGCTCAACGTTGTCCGGCAACGGGCGGCTTACCGGAAAACCAACACGGCGGCTCAGAACGCGGCTGCGGTGACGGCCATCACCATTCAGCCATCGGACGTTACGCTGGACTTTATTCTGGATGAACGCAGCCGGGAATTCTTCGGTGAGTGGCAGCGCTGGCACGATCTGGTACGGACCCGCTCACTGGTACGACGCGTAAAAGCCTGGAACCAGGAGGCTGCGCCCTATATTCAGGATTTCAACATGCTACGGCCTATTCCGCAATCACAAATTGACCGGGTGGTTGACGGACCTAAGTTTCCGCAGAATCCAGGCTATTAA
- a CDS encoding glycoside hydrolase family 43 protein produces MKNRLYWALWAALGLVVSQPIAAQTTLVNPILTGFYPDPSIVKAGTDYYLVNSTFSYFPGLPIMHSKDLKNWKQIGNVIDRPEQMDFMGERLTRGLFAPGISYHKGTFYVTCTDIDHDGNFVVTAKNPAGPWSNPVKIPQVKGIDPSIYFDESTDKAYIIYNSDAPDRKPLYPGHRTIRMYEFDPIKLTVIGEEKQLVNGGVDLSKKPVWIEGPHILKRNGWYYLYAAEGGTSVNHSEVVLRSKDVWGPYVPFEGNPILTQRELPADRKNAITSAGHAQFVEGPDGKWYSIFLAVRPYEGDYYNTGRETFIAPLTWTNDWPMIEHGEKAISFSYPVDYKEVKQKGALPQSGNFAYTLTFDKALDPALLFMRTHDKNSYSLSKKEGLTLKLKPETVMDLGNPAFVGKRQQHLNSTAETELTFSPKSDKEKAGLVILQDEGHFYFLCKSKAQDKDVLQLYKSVPKEKTMELLTEVPLEANAGKLGLRITSQGDSYGFQYSTDSKNWALLKDKLDGKFLSTKVSGGFIGCVYGLYATSSGEASTNSASFQYLKYAGDDPMLKK; encoded by the coding sequence ATGAAAAATCGCCTTTACTGGGCTTTATGGGCAGCACTCGGTCTTGTTGTGAGCCAGCCAATCGCTGCGCAAACCACTCTGGTCAACCCGATCCTGACCGGCTTTTATCCCGATCCGAGCATCGTGAAGGCTGGAACGGATTACTACTTGGTCAATTCCACGTTTTCGTACTTCCCCGGTCTTCCGATCATGCATAGCAAAGATCTGAAAAACTGGAAGCAGATCGGTAATGTGATTGATCGCCCCGAACAAATGGATTTTATGGGCGAGCGGTTGACCCGAGGATTGTTTGCTCCCGGCATCAGTTATCACAAGGGGACATTCTACGTTACCTGCACCGACATTGACCATGACGGTAATTTCGTCGTAACGGCCAAAAATCCGGCGGGGCCGTGGAGCAATCCGGTAAAGATTCCGCAGGTGAAAGGTATCGACCCATCCATCTATTTTGATGAAAGTACCGACAAAGCCTACATTATTTACAACAGCGACGCGCCCGACCGGAAGCCCCTGTATCCGGGCCACCGAACCATTCGGATGTACGAGTTTGACCCGATCAAACTAACCGTGATCGGCGAAGAAAAACAGCTGGTCAACGGGGGGGTGGATCTGTCTAAAAAACCAGTCTGGATTGAAGGTCCGCATATTCTGAAACGGAACGGCTGGTATTATCTCTACGCGGCTGAGGGTGGCACGTCGGTCAACCATTCCGAGGTGGTGCTACGTAGTAAAGATGTTTGGGGACCGTATGTACCGTTTGAGGGTAATCCGATTCTGACGCAGCGCGAGCTGCCAGCCGACCGCAAAAATGCTATTACGTCGGCGGGACATGCGCAATTTGTGGAAGGCCCGGACGGAAAATGGTATTCGATTTTTCTGGCGGTACGTCCTTACGAAGGCGATTACTACAACACGGGCCGCGAAACCTTTATTGCCCCCTTAACGTGGACAAACGACTGGCCGATGATCGAACATGGCGAAAAGGCTATTTCATTCAGCTATCCCGTTGATTATAAGGAAGTCAAGCAAAAAGGCGCGTTACCACAATCAGGTAATTTCGCCTACACCTTGACCTTCGACAAGGCCCTTGACCCGGCACTGCTGTTCATGCGTACTCACGATAAAAATTCGTATTCGCTGTCGAAGAAGGAGGGACTTACGCTGAAACTCAAACCCGAAACGGTGATGGATCTGGGTAATCCTGCCTTTGTCGGCAAACGTCAGCAACACCTCAATAGCACCGCTGAAACAGAATTGACGTTTTCGCCAAAATCGGACAAGGAAAAAGCCGGTTTGGTAATTTTACAGGACGAGGGTCATTTCTATTTCCTGTGTAAATCGAAAGCGCAGGATAAAGACGTGCTGCAGCTTTACAAAAGCGTTCCTAAAGAGAAAACAATGGAATTGCTGACCGAAGTGCCGCTGGAAGCCAACGCTGGCAAACTTGGCTTGCGAATTACATCGCAGGGAGATAGCTACGGATTTCAGTATTCCACCGATTCGAAAAACTGGGCATTACTGAAAGACAAGCTGGACGGTAAATTCCTGAGTACTAAAGTATCGGGTGGCTTTATCGGCTGCGTGTATGGCTTGTATGCTACGTCGTCAGGGGAAGCCAGTACGAATTCGGCTTCGTTCCAGTACCTGAAATACGCAGGTGATGATCCGATGTTGAAGAAATAG
- a CDS encoding FecR family protein, with product MRVPAENFSTVEDFLNSDVFRTWILERRPEDQVYWQEWLALHPDKRDLYEQAVATLLVLQGKRVTLSNQQVKNKAGAIVDRLPDSMVVTRPLPSWQWGRWVAAATVVGFLVLWLVNKPAIREVASAIIGNQQSQPTSTQAEDWKIVKNYTGVPLIVLLPDQSSVLLSTNSQLRYRKQNQAPLREVFLQGEGFFEVTKNPARPFIVYTTNLTTKVLGTSFQVRSFAKELDASVKVKTGKVSVIPVDTPSEPILLTVNQQLRIETKTDKVVKQDRKAISEQPSALLDQQFAFSYTPIPEVFDQLEGSYHMPIKYNRELLKRCTFTGQLIDAPFLEKIKIICLAIDSTYEIVDNQLIIRSRGCS from the coding sequence ATGCGTGTTCCTGCTGAAAATTTTTCGACCGTAGAAGATTTCCTGAACAGTGACGTTTTCCGGACCTGGATTCTGGAAAGACGCCCCGAGGATCAGGTTTACTGGCAGGAATGGCTGGCGCTCCATCCTGACAAGAGAGATCTCTATGAGCAGGCCGTTGCTACGCTCTTAGTCTTGCAGGGAAAGCGAGTTACGTTGTCGAACCAACAGGTTAAAAATAAAGCAGGAGCTATCGTTGATCGATTACCTGATTCGATGGTCGTTACCAGGCCCCTGCCGAGTTGGCAGTGGGGGCGGTGGGTGGCCGCAGCAACAGTAGTTGGCTTTCTCGTTTTGTGGCTGGTTAACAAACCCGCTATTCGCGAAGTAGCCTCTGCCATCATAGGCAACCAGCAGTCACAACCAACATCCACGCAGGCAGAAGACTGGAAAATTGTTAAAAACTATACCGGTGTGCCTTTGATCGTACTACTGCCGGATCAATCATCCGTGCTGCTCTCAACGAACAGTCAACTGCGTTATCGCAAACAAAATCAGGCTCCCCTCCGAGAGGTATTTCTTCAGGGAGAAGGCTTTTTTGAAGTGACAAAAAATCCGGCCAGACCTTTTATTGTTTACACTACCAATCTAACCACTAAAGTGCTGGGTACCAGCTTCCAGGTTCGTTCGTTTGCCAAGGAACTAGACGCTTCCGTAAAAGTAAAAACAGGCAAGGTTTCCGTTATTCCGGTCGATACACCCAGCGAACCAATCCTGCTAACCGTTAACCAACAACTCCGTATCGAGACAAAGACCGATAAAGTGGTGAAACAGGACAGAAAGGCGATAAGTGAGCAACCCTCTGCCTTGCTGGATCAACAATTTGCGTTTAGCTATACGCCCATCCCTGAGGTGTTCGATCAGCTGGAGGGAAGTTATCACATGCCCATCAAATACAACCGGGAATTGCTCAAACGCTGCACATTCACTGGTCAACTTATTGATGCCCCGTTTCTTGAAAAAATCAAGATTATCTGTCTGGCTATTGATTCTACTTATGAAATCGTTGATAATCAACTGATTATTCGTAGTCGCGGCTGTAGTTAA
- a CDS encoding RNA polymerase sigma factor has translation MTHQDHLLWRLYREGDKQALGQLAERYYRALKHYGLKFMVDEAVVEDCIQELFLQLWQNRLQINETESVKHYLVKGLRNHILQHLRCQKRVAIDEIDWENSVAEREDAETLLIEQESFDVLTRNIQTQLAALPAREREALYLRYYENLSVSEIAEIMNVNPQSVSNFLQKALSKLRSRWFTHVLWVICIFF, from the coding sequence ATGACCCATCAAGACCACCTACTATGGCGACTTTATCGTGAGGGCGATAAACAGGCACTGGGTCAATTGGCCGAGCGCTATTATCGCGCCCTAAAACATTATGGGTTAAAATTTATGGTGGACGAGGCTGTCGTTGAAGATTGCATACAGGAGCTGTTTTTACAACTCTGGCAAAATCGCTTGCAGATCAACGAAACTGAATCCGTGAAGCATTATCTAGTCAAAGGACTGCGCAATCACATTCTTCAGCACTTACGTTGTCAAAAAAGGGTAGCCATTGACGAGATCGATTGGGAAAATTCGGTGGCGGAACGGGAAGATGCCGAAACACTGCTAATTGAGCAGGAGTCGTTCGACGTGTTGACCCGTAACATCCAGACCCAACTGGCTGCTTTGCCCGCTCGGGAACGGGAAGCACTTTATCTGCGGTACTACGAAAATCTATCCGTTTCCGAGATTGCCGAAATCATGAATGTGAATCCGCAATCCGTTTCCAACTTCCTGCAAAAAGCGCTGAGTAAGCTTCGTAGCCGGTGGTTCACGCACGTACTGTGGGTGATTTGCATTTTTTTCTAA